The Magnolia sinica isolate HGM2019 chromosome 9, MsV1, whole genome shotgun sequence genome contains a region encoding:
- the LOC131255684 gene encoding phosphatidylinositol 4-kinase gamma 5-like, protein MSPNLDSPVQTQMAVAVFKGTLSSGECRGNKRVEGKPAGRRRVFVQTDTGSVLGIELDRSDNVHTVKRRLQLALNVPTDESSLTFGDLVLKNDLSAVRNDSPLLLTRNFLHRSSSTPCLSPTGKDLQHRDRSGPIEILGGSSRCSRTKQLVKDVVKAIKSGVDPIPVHSGLGGAYYFRNSRGESIAIVKPTDEEPFAPNNPKGFVGKALGQPGLKRSVRVGETGFREVAAYLLDDDHFANVPPTILVKITHSVFNVNSGVNSSKVHDRKQVSKIASFQQFIPHDYDAGDHGTSSFPVAAVHRIGILDIRIFNTDRHAGNLLVRKLDKVGTFGDVELIPIDHGLCLPETLEDPYFEWIHWPQASVPFNDEELKYIANLDPDRDSDMLRMELPMIREACLRVLVLCTVFLKKAAAYGLCLAEIGEMMSREFRGLEEEPSELEVVCIEARRLIAEREMMFFPKDEAGEEEEFQFDLDCDAEFSPKLTDDFTAKASSPFSFGFKGAHCRNPLSKLEESVEEEQEEEIEGEEEAKLAPGTGGVLGPLPTRERVPSVSKLSASLKSIGLGEKNQRYQGFSSGEGLAFLACGAAVGSSSSSNRRSANEQLPASASFVKLADMSDEEWTLFLEKFQELLHDAFASRKCGSVGPRQRQRLGTSCQF, encoded by the coding sequence ATGTCTCCTAACTTGGACAGCCCTGTGCAGACCCAGATGGCAGTTGCAGTCTTTAAAGGCACCCTGAGCAGTGGTGAATGTCGTGGAAACAAGAGGGTGGAAGGAAAGCCTGCTGGGAGGCGCCGTGTGTTTGTGCAAACTGATACTGGCAGCGTCTTGGGGATTGAATTGGATCGGAGTGACAATGTCCACACAGTCAAGAGGAGATTGCAATTGGCTCTGAATGTTCCAACCGACGAGAGCTCGCTGACTTTTGGGGATCTTGTGCTGAAGAATGATCTCAGCGCCGTCCGGAATGATTCCCCATTGCTCCTCACGAGAAACTTCCTGCATAGAAGCTCGTCGACTCCGTGTCTTTCACCTACCGGAAAGGATCTCCAACACAGGGATCGAAGTGGACCGATTGAGATACTGGGTGGCTCGAGTCGCTGTTCTAGAACCAAACAGCTTGTGAAGGATGTCGTGAAGGCGATCAAGAGTGGGGTCGATCCAATCCCTGTCCACAGTGGGCTTGGTGGCGCTTACTATTTTAGAAACAGTAGAGGTGAGAGCATTGCCATTGTGAAGCCCACGGATGAGGAGCCCTTTGCTCCAAACAATCCAAAGGGTTTTGTAGGGAAAGCTCTCGGCCAGCCGGGCTTGAAACGGTCAGTTAGGGTCGGTGAGACAGGGTTCCGAGAAGTTGCTGCCTACCTTCTCGATGATGATCACTTTGCTAATGTGCCGCCCACAATCCTTGTCAAGATCACCCACTCGGTGTTCAACGTCAACAGTGGGGTGAACAGTAGCAAGGTTCATGACAGGAAGCAGGTTAGCAAGATTGCATCATTCCAGCAGTTCATTCCCCACGACTACGACGCTGGCGACCACGGCACCTCAAGCTTCCCCGTTGCTGCTGTGCACAGGATAGGGATACTGGACATTAGGATCTTCAACACGGACAGACATGCTGGCAACCTTCTggttaggaagcttgacaaggtTGGAACGTTTGGTGACGTGGAACTTATTCCAATCGATCATGGCCTTTGCCTGCCAGAGACCTTGGAGGATCCGTACTTCGAGTGGATCCATTGGCCTCAGGCATCGGTTCCATTCAACGATGAAGAGCTCAAGTACATTGCAAATCTTGATCCAGACAGGGACTCTGACATGCTGCGCATGGAGCTGCCGATGATCAGAGAGGCGTGTCTCCGGGTCTTAGTCCTCTGCACGGTCTTCCTCAAGAAGGCAGCTGCATATGGTCTTTGCTTAGCTGAGATTGGTGAGATGATGAGTCGGGAGTTTCGGGGGCTTGAAGAGGAGCCGAGTGAGCTCGAAGTTGTGTGCATTGAGGCGAGGAGGTTGATTGCGGAGAGAGAAATGATGTTCTTCCCCAAAGATGAAGCAGGGGAGGAAGAGGAATTCCAGTTCGACCTCGACTGTGATGCAGAATTCTCCCCCAAACTGACAGATGATTTCACAGCCAAAGCATCATCGCCGTTCAGTTTTGGGTTCAAGGGGGCACATTGCAGGAACCCGCTTTCCAAATTAGAGGAGAGTGTGgaggaagaacaggaagaagagaTTGAGGGTGAAGAGGAGGCCAAGCTTGCCCCAGGGACTGGTGGAGTTTTGGGCCCACTGCCTACTCGTGAGCGGGTCCCGTCAGTTTCCAAGCTGTCTGCATCACTGAAGAGCATTGGCCTGGGCGAGAAGAACCAGCGGTACCAGGGCTTCTCAAGTGGCGAGGGCCTTGCGTTTCTGGCATGTGGGGCAGCTGTgggaagcagcagcagcagcaatcgTAGGAGTGCAAACGAGCAGCTGCCAGCGAGTGCAAGTTTTGTGAAGCTGGCGGACATGAGCGATGAGGAGTGGACGCTGTTCCTCGAGAAGTTCCAGGAGCTGTTGCACGACGCGTTCGCCAGCCGGAAGTGCGGCAGTGTGGGGCCTAGGCAGAGGCAGAGGCTGGGGACTTCTTGCCAGTTTTGA